TACACGTAAGCGATTAAAAACCAGCTGAAGCTAGATACTGTATTATACGTACACTAGAGGGGGACTCAAGACATGTTGGCGCTCGAGGGAGGTAAGAGCTTCGAATCGAGATTTGGCAGCGATCCCCCCAGCTTCAAGGAGGTATGGTGCAGAGTTTTACCGTCGAAGTCAGTTGCTCTACAAGAAATACCCTCACCTTCGCCTCCCCACTTGGCCAGgacatatgtgtatacagATATTCATATCAGTATACAACCGTATGTTGTGTCCAGTGTAATATCTGCCTGTGCATTAACACACCTGTGAAGGTTATCATAAAGAGCGGGAAAGCCTGGTAGAGCAGGTAACAGGAAgaaaggaagacgagagTTGCTGCGGGATGTTCCTCCTTATAATTGGCGAAGACGTGGAAGATACCACGGACGTTCTCGAGGCGCCGAAGCTTGCTGCTGTCGCTCAGCGAGGACGGCAAAAAGCGCGCGAGCTCTTCGCGGGAGCTAGGGGAGAGACCTGTTTGGGCACGGGGTTCCCGCCACGCAGACATCCAGCAACGCACAGCCACCATTCACCCGCACAATTTGAGAAAGTATCTTCCACCCGATGTACCTGTCGTGTGTACATGAACAGCTCGGCTTTTCGGATGAACTTTTGCGTGTGCCTCCTCGTGGCCCCCCCAGGGTCTCCGCGTGTCCCCTCTCACCTGGTAAGTGGAAGTAGAACGCCGCAACACCGCaagcagagacgaggaaCAAACCTGCCATGATCAGAAACTTGGCAACGAGCACTCGCCGTCGAACAGCGCAAGTCGCGCTCCGCTCGCATGTTCTCATTTCCTCTGTGTCAGAAGAGGCAGGCTCGGAGGCGTTCTCTTGCGCATCGAAGGAAGTCTCGCTTTGAATTCTACGCCTGTCTGCTCGTTCTCCTTGTGAGATgtgtgcgtctcctcgccggctTCTCGTCCCCGTGCCAGACGAGCGAGGGGACGATGAAACCTCATTTTCTGGTGGGTCCAGAAACTGCGAGGAAGCCGGCGTTCGCCGCAGGTTCCGCCTCGTCACCGCCATAACGGCAATCAAGAAAGAAGTCTCAATGTGTGAACCGGATACAGATTACGTTAGCAAgtcgcgcctggcgctccGCAACAAAAGATGAGACAGCCGACTGCTACCGACACGAGAATCGGATATGCTGAAGTGTCGCTATCAAACCGTACACACCAGCTTGCATGGAGGGTTTACTGATACACCACGCAGACGTCAAAACGGGTCACTCAGCAAAGAGACGAGTACGACGTGAATACAAAGGCTTTGGCGGTCACCGCCGAATAAGAAGGCCACGAGTCATGAACCATGCCCGTAGATCGTGACAGGCACAGAATGGATGGACGGCAACGACAGGAAAGGAATGAAAGACCTCGAAAAAACGTGCGTAAAAGACTCACCGACCACGGAAGCAATACCGCAGCAGAGGAACCGCCACAGGAGCAACGCCAGTGAAGACTCCACCATGTGGCGGTTTCGTGTCAACATAGGGAGTAAAACTTTGCTTGACGTAGACGCAGCATCGATATACGGGAGGACGGATACAAGCGTGAGATATTTAAACACAGTTTTGAGCGGAAATGGAGCGCTGCGGCAAATGAGCGTAATCGACGTAGGCCCTATCGTGTAGAAATGCACGAGTGTTGCCCCGCGGAGCGAATGCGATGAAACGAACACGAGAGTGCCAACACATCTCCCAAAAGCCCCGTTACGAAGACAAAAAGACGAAGGGAAGACGATCATGTGAGAGCCGGAGTCGACAGAAGAAGCTGTTTGCGCGGAAGTTTGTCAACACCGCGCATCCCGAAAAAAAAGTGTGTACGCGTTGTTCACACGAAACTCGCTCGCTCGTTGTTGCGGTACAAAAATGACACTCAGTTATCACGAGGATTTCTTCTGGACCGATTTCTCTGATGCATCAATCGCTGCGTTCGGAGCGGTTGAAACGCCGTTGTGGTTTCCGCTGTATTGCGCCAGCTGTCGACGCGGGAAGAGAGGCAAGCCGCTGGGGACCAGACAAGATGCGGATTTGCCTCCAGGTGACCACCTGGAGGCGAAACCGCATTTCGGAAGGGAAGTAAACGGAGTCTATTCTATTTTTCCACCCGCGGGGTCCCTCACCTGTCTCTGTAATGTGAAAACTCCGTCTACCACAAACAGTACGCATTAACATCTGTCGACGCGGGATAACGAGGTATTTTACACGACGGACAGCCCTGTTTTTCCCAGGCGACAGCTCTGCTGTTCTGTGGAGTCCCGCAAACGATGGGTTCACAATGTTTACCACTTTGTGGCGCAGCAATATCCCTGTACTGTATGTCATGTCTGGTACTTGAATACGTTTTTGCAGATGTAGGGTGATCCTGTAGGTTACCTGGTTATCGATTCTTCCCTAACCCGTGCATTCGGCGCCGCCCTACGGGAGACAACGGTAGAACAACAGTGCcccaggcgacgcaggccggCGCTAGCCGGTGCGCTAGCGGCAAAATGAGGATTCTGACTGCACACTCACGGCGTTTTTTCAGGGCGCCCGGCTTGATTCAAGCTTCGCCTACTCATTTGCATGAACAGCGTCGTTCCATGCATCAAAGTGCAAATAACATTCACATGTCACCCGCGTAAGCATCACAGCTATTACATCGCCAATGTCGGTAGGTGATGGATAATCAGCTGCAGTCCCGAATGACAGATTACGGAATATAGTTTTGTCCGTCGTGGCCTCGGAGTGAGCTCGTTACGTTAGAATGGATTCAGACGGTATTTGTGAGTGGTCATATATTCATCTGAGTGCATATCTACGTGGACGCTTCCGCTAGCCAGTGTGCAATTAGATACTTGCATGAATGCAGAAACCTAGACATTTTATATCCACGGATTCGCACATGTTTGCTCTTGACATGTATAGCCAGAGGGGAAAGTCGAAGGCAATTTTTCGTTGATCTGGTCCACAAACCTGAGGAGCAAAACCTTGGCATGTCATAGCTTCTTGTAATGGGACATATCTGCACCCTTGCCGgagccgccccccctccccccactCTTTCCTGTGTTAGCTGTTTCCTATCCGTGATATGCCCTTACcagcttctgcgtcgtcctcttcttgcACAGCAGTAGCTTCTCTCCCGTTTCGCGTATACCGAGGTCACGGGGAAAGAAACCACGGGAGTCGACCGACCTACCAGGGACGTCTGCGAAAGTTGTGCTCGCTGGTGGATCCCGAAGCGCGCGATGTGGCAGAATCAATTTGTGTTCCAATATATCTAGAAAGAACGACGAGCTCGTATAATAAAATGCATGGTAAAAGGATCCCTGAGCCCCCAAAACAGTAGCGCCACCGCCACTGCATAACTAGCAGCTACGCTATCGAACATGCGCTGTACTGGTTTTCTTATTCCCACATGCAGGGGACAGTCacccgccctcctcctgcaGATCCTGCTGCCGCATGGGTATTTTGGTCCGAATATCGAGTAGGCACGAAGCAGATCCGTTGCTGCCatgcagcgaaggcggcgcacgGCAAATGAGGACTTAGTAACGCCCGTTCCGTCTGGCTGGATGGCATTacagctgccgcctccgcataCACCCTGTAGCAACGGAGCTACTTTATCCGCTCTTGGGAGGGGGGCGACGTTCTACATCTCGACTCGGGGCGATTCACAGATAAATGCATTTCCGTCTGTCAACTCCGCTGATACAATCTACCACTGCGAACAGTTGCAAACGGGCGGTCGCGAGTTGTGAAAGTCAGTCATCGGATTTCCGACGTGGCAGCGTCCCGGTATTACGGACATCCCCTATTATCGTCAGCTTATTCCTCGATACGTATTTGTACACGATATCCTCGGGGCACAGTCACCGGGTCGGAACAGATGCACTGCTGTTGCCGCGTCTACGCAGTACCACAACGACTGTGGCTTTTGTATGGCTGAGTGTCACGTCAGGCAAGTCGGCGATGAGAGCCGCCGGATTTTAATGAAAGCCTTTCACATGCAGTGCATGGAA
The Besnoitia besnoiti strain Bb-Ger1 chromosome VIII, whole genome shotgun sequence genome window above contains:
- a CDS encoding SNARE associated protein (encoded by transcript BESB_085660), which codes for MAVTRRNLRRTPASSQFLDPPENEVSSSPRSSGTGTRSRRGDAHISQGERADRRRIQSETSFDAQENASEPASSDTEEMRTCERSATCAVRRRVLVAKFLIMAGLFLVSACGVAAFYFHLPGLSPSSREELARFLPSSLSDSSKLRRLENVRGIFHVFANYKEEHPAATLVFLSSCYLLYQAFPLFMITFTGTSTLVTVLLGALFSPLVAFCTANALAAVGPSLAYFMFRWVGKPIVLFLFPEKLERLKRVLHPRKQLQRGRPSDDASGSPQDKKPPGFDVDLFLTVLFLRVSPVFPNLFINAAAPLLEVPFDVFFTATLFGLMPNTILFVSMGNALTSLDSLDGSWRLWLLLCAMAGAVVLLKVLRRRLRPKDSEGI